In Candidatus Woesebacteria bacterium, one DNA window encodes the following:
- a CDS encoding Translation initiation factor 2 produces MKEEKIILKRPPVVTVLGHVDHGKTTLLDVIRATNVQSREAGGITQRIGASVVKTKNNQEIVFIDTPGHAAFAKMRSCGANACDLAVLVVASDDGVKPQTRESIKYIKEAQIPFLVAFTKIDLPSARVEVVKKQLVEEGVLLEGLGGDVPFASVSARNKVGIDELLELILLLAGVSNLEGLPEEKLKAVVIETAKTKAGLTVSAIVKQGTLRVKDEVYVGAVKAKIRGLIDAFGKSVNEILPGYPALILGFEELPPVGGVITDTPETNIKSEEDSQLKEESAASDFKVSLIIKAESQGVLEAILGGVKPEVKIVDFGIGEVTKNDVLMAKTTGSLIFTFGVKVTGEIKKLAESEGVRIEEFGIIYKLFERLDELVSGLEIKEIAKAQILTEFPFDGKRVAGCKMIFGEINIKDKLILKRGEQVLGEVKIISLKKQKQAVSKVGQGEEFGILFAPQFDFKVGDVLVLISNPASAPQINGK; encoded by the coding sequence ATGAAAGAAGAAAAAATAATTTTAAAAAGACCTCCTGTTGTGACTGTTTTGGGGCATGTAGATCATGGCAAGACAACGCTTCTTGATGTGATTCGCGCCACTAATGTCCAATCAAGAGAAGCTGGTGGTATAACTCAGAGAATTGGAGCCTCGGTTGTTAAAACTAAGAATAATCAGGAAATAGTTTTTATTGATACACCAGGTCATGCTGCTTTTGCCAAGATGCGCTCCTGTGGGGCTAATGCTTGTGATTTGGCAGTATTGGTTGTTGCTAGTGATGATGGGGTTAAACCTCAGACAAGAGAATCGATCAAATATATTAAAGAAGCGCAAATTCCCTTTTTGGTTGCTTTTACAAAAATAGATCTTCCATCAGCAAGAGTTGAAGTGGTAAAAAAACAACTCGTTGAGGAAGGGGTATTGCTTGAGGGCCTGGGTGGAGATGTTCCTTTTGCGAGCGTTTCAGCCAGAAATAAAGTTGGTATAGATGAACTTCTTGAGCTAATACTGCTTTTGGCTGGTGTTTCTAATTTAGAAGGTTTGCCTGAAGAAAAGCTTAAAGCTGTGGTTATTGAGACTGCTAAGACAAAGGCGGGCCTTACTGTTTCGGCTATTGTCAAACAGGGTACATTGAGGGTAAAAGATGAAGTATACGTAGGTGCAGTTAAAGCTAAAATCAGAGGTTTAATAGATGCTTTTGGAAAAAGTGTAAATGAGATACTTCCAGGTTACCCCGCTTTAATTCTTGGTTTTGAAGAATTACCTCCAGTAGGTGGAGTTATTACTGATACGCCTGAGACAAATATTAAATCAGAAGAAGACTCGCAGTTGAAGGAAGAATCGGCAGCTTCTGATTTTAAAGTCTCTTTGATTATTAAAGCTGAATCACAAGGTGTACTTGAGGCGATCTTGGGGGGGGTAAAGCCCGAAGTAAAGATAGTAGATTTTGGTATAGGTGAGGTTACGAAAAATGATGTCTTGATGGCAAAAACTACAGGTTCTTTGATTTTTACCTTTGGAGTCAAGGTGACAGGCGAAATTAAAAAATTGGCAGAATCAGAGGGTGTTAGGATAGAGGAGTTTGGTATAATCTATAAACTTTTTGAGAGACTAGATGAACTAGTTTCTGGTCTTGAGATAAAAGAGATTGCCAAGGCACAGATTTTGACAGAATTTCCTTTTGATGGAAAAAGAGTAGCAGGCTGCAAAATGATTTTTGGAGAGATTAATATCAAGGATAAATTGATTTTGAAAAGGGGCGAACAGGTCTTGGGTGAGGTAAAAATAATCTCTCTTAAAAAACAGAAACAAGCTGTTAGTAAAGTTGGCCAGGGCGAGGAATTTGGTATTCTTTTTGCGCCCCAATTTGATTTTAAGGTAGGTGATGTGTTAGTATTAATAAGTAATCCTGCTTCTGCCCCACAAATTAATGGAAAATAA
- a CDS encoding Chaperone protein DnaJ has translation MAERQDYYEVLGVSKDATLDEIKKAYRKQALEWHPDRHSEDKEFAEKKFKEINEAYQVLSDPQKRAAYDQFGHDAFSPGGAAGFSGSPFSQSGRWGPFTYTYTTTGGSPFEGFDFEDPFDIFEQFFGGSPFTRRRSVPRYSITLDFMEAVKGCEKEVIVNDKKRKIKIPAGVDEGSRINFGDFLLSVNIRPHELFERDGADIYVRMAVPFSLAVLGGEVTVPTLDGEVKLRVRPGTQSGTMIRLRGKGITRLHGGGKGDEYIRFIVAVPEKLSREQKKAVEELRKVGL, from the coding sequence ATGGCTGAAAGACAGGATTATTATGAAGTTTTAGGGGTTAGTAAAGATGCTACTCTTGATGAAATCAAAAAAGCTTATCGTAAGCAAGCTTTAGAGTGGCATCCTGATCGCCATAGCGAGGATAAAGAATTTGCAGAGAAGAAGTTTAAGGAGATTAATGAGGCTTATCAGGTTTTGTCTGACCCTCAAAAAAGAGCTGCTTACGATCAGTTTGGACACGATGCTTTTTCTCCTGGTGGCGCAGCAGGATTCTCCGGCTCGCCTTTTTCACAAAGCGGGCGTTGGGGCCCTTTTACTTATACCTACACCACTACTGGCGGCTCTCCTTTTGAAGGATTTGATTTTGAAGACCCGTTTGATATCTTTGAGCAGTTTTTTGGTGGCTCCCCTTTTACAAGAAGAAGATCGGTTCCCCGTTATTCTATTACCCTTGATTTTATGGAAGCTGTTAAGGGTTGCGAGAAAGAAGTTATTGTTAACGACAAGAAGAGAAAAATCAAAATTCCAGCTGGGGTTGATGAAGGATCAAGAATTAATTTTGGCGATTTCCTCCTTTCGGTTAATATCAGACCGCATGAGCTTTTTGAAAGAGACGGTGCGGATATCTATGTCCGAATGGCTGTCCCTTTTTCGCTTGCTGTTTTAGGAGGGGAAGTGACAGTTCCTACTTTAGATGGGGAAGTTAAACTCAGGGTTCGTCCCGGCACCCAATCGGGAACGATGATTCGCTTGAGAGGAAAAGGAATTACAAGGCTTCATGGTGGTGGTAAAGGAGATGAATATATTAGGTTTATTGTAGCCGTACCTGAAAAGCTAAGCCGGGAACAGAAAAAAGCAGTAGAGGAGCTTCGAAAGGTAGGACTATAA
- a CDS encoding Ribonuclease J2 (endoribonuclease in RNA processing) has product MIRFIALSGTTEVTENFYVYESENDLIVVDCGVGFPEPEMFGVDLVIPDFDYIRKNRSKLRGILITHGHEDHIGALPFLLSEIKAPVFSTKLVAGFIEEKLEDYDIKGVKVNVFDPERDNISLGVFKITPFRISHSVPDGVGFAIDTPEGKIFHVADYKFDWTPVDARPFDIAKMAILASSGALAVASDCLGSTTPGYTESEKGIEERIEKIILNKKGRIFFTTISSNISRIQQAVNVAARLGRKVAIVGRSIDSKVKISEDLGYINLPGGLIVDPRQAIKMPRDEVMFIISGSYGQPGSALYRVALGEHDFLKIEEGDVVIFSSDPAPPGSKTNVDFLVDKLIESEVEVHYYDIQEDLHVSGHASQEDIKLLLSVIKPKYAIPIGGTIRHMRAFSNLASGVGVKRENVFELKPGESVNFKNQTAQKGEKVEVRNVLVDGLGVGDVGQVVLRDRNLLAKEGIAIVLLQFDESEGRLVNKPEIISRGFVFDKGSRDLLEKSASKLENFLRKKRGLDRRMVKNLAADFLERHFYKETGRRPMVLPVVAEV; this is encoded by the coding sequence ATGATTCGCTTTATCGCACTCTCAGGAACGACTGAGGTCACAGAAAATTTTTATGTTTATGAATCTGAAAACGATTTGATCGTTGTTGATTGTGGCGTGGGTTTTCCCGAGCCTGAGATGTTTGGAGTTGATTTGGTTATTCCCGATTTTGATTATATAAGAAAAAACAGGTCTAAATTGAGGGGGATACTAATTACTCATGGACACGAAGACCATATTGGTGCCTTGCCATTTTTGCTATCTGAAATAAAGGCTCCCGTTTTTTCCACTAAACTAGTTGCGGGCTTTATTGAGGAAAAGTTAGAAGATTATGATATCAAAGGGGTAAAGGTAAATGTCTTTGATCCTGAACGAGACAATATTTCTCTTGGGGTTTTCAAAATTACTCCTTTTCGTATTTCCCATTCAGTTCCTGATGGAGTTGGCTTTGCTATTGATACCCCTGAGGGGAAGATTTTCCATGTAGCTGATTATAAATTTGATTGGACTCCTGTTGATGCTCGTCCTTTTGATATTGCCAAAATGGCAATCTTAGCCTCAAGTGGCGCTCTTGCTGTTGCTTCAGATTGTCTTGGTTCAACCACACCTGGTTATACCGAAAGCGAAAAGGGGATAGAAGAAAGAATCGAAAAGATTATTCTTAATAAAAAAGGAAGAATCTTTTTTACCACTATCTCTTCTAATATCTCAAGAATCCAGCAGGCGGTTAATGTAGCCGCAAGACTTGGAAGGAAAGTGGCAATAGTGGGAAGGTCCATTGACTCAAAAGTTAAGATATCTGAGGATTTGGGTTATATTAATTTACCTGGTGGGCTAATTGTTGATCCGCGCCAGGCCATAAAAATGCCAAGAGACGAGGTTATGTTTATTATCTCCGGTAGTTATGGCCAGCCGGGCAGCGCTTTATATCGTGTGGCTTTAGGGGAGCACGATTTTTTGAAAATTGAGGAGGGTGATGTGGTTATTTTCTCATCAGATCCTGCTCCGCCTGGTTCAAAGACTAATGTTGACTTTTTGGTGGATAAACTGATTGAATCAGAAGTTGAAGTCCATTACTACGATATTCAGGAAGATTTGCATGTCTCAGGTCATGCAAGCCAAGAGGATATAAAGCTTCTTTTATCGGTTATCAAACCCAAATATGCAATACCTATTGGTGGAACGATAAGGCATATGAGAGCTTTTAGTAATTTGGCAAGTGGGGTTGGTGTTAAAAGAGAGAATGTCTTTGAGCTTAAACCAGGGGAGTCGGTTAATTTTAAGAATCAAACTGCTCAAAAAGGGGAAAAAGTTGAGGTTAGGAATGTTTTAGTTGATGGTCTTGGAGTTGGAGATGTGGGTCAAGTGGTTTTGCGCGATAGAAATCTTTTAGCCAAAGAAGGTATTGCCATTGTTCTTTTACAATTTGATGAATCAGAAGGAAGACTGGTCAACAAACCTGAAATTATTAGTCGTGGCTTTGTTTTTGATAAGGGAAGTCGTGATCTTTTGGAGAAATCGGCTTCAAAGCTTGAAAATTTCCTTAGGAAGAAAAGGGGGCTTGACCGTCGGATGGTGAAAAATTTGGCTGCTGATTTTTTGGAGCGTCATTTTTATAAGGAAACAGGCAGAAGACCCATGGTCTTGCCTGTAGTGGCGGAAGTTTGA
- a CDS encoding SSU ribosomal protein S15p (S13e) produces MALTTEEKQEIIKKFAREKGDTGSPEVQVALLSFQIDKLAKHLKEHKKDIHSRRGLLSMIAKRRRLLSYLRKHDINRYNSLVEKLDLGKKEIVNEKKSKDSK; encoded by the coding sequence ATGGCTTTAACAACCGAAGAAAAACAAGAGATAATAAAGAAATTTGCTCGCGAGAAGGGGGATACAGGTTCTCCTGAAGTTCAAGTTGCCCTTCTTTCTTTTCAGATAGATAAGTTAGCAAAGCATCTTAAAGAACACAAAAAAGACATTCATTCAAGGCGTGGTCTTTTGTCGATGATCGCCAAAAGACGTCGCCTTTTAAGTTACCTTAGGAAGCATGATATCAATCGCTATAATAGCTTGGTTGAAAAGCTAGACTTGGGTAAGAAAGAAATAGTAAATGAAAAAAAATCAAAAGACTCAAAGTGA
- a CDS encoding ATP-dependent protease La Type I: protein MGLFSSDTVTKSPKPVNNDQDNNQIFSVPKETVDEVLPITDSELLRLKSLVDSSSVPQELKDRISVRLGQLNRLVNSPSYLDEYDRIARYIDWVTKVPWNKTTEDILDLKRARQILDSHHYGLEDIKNRVLEYMSVMKLKAEKGEKNEVLKAPTLFFVGLVGTGKTTIAPSIAEALGRKFARIPFGGMGDPLDLRGQSRLHLESEPGKIVKALISVQSMNPVILLDEIDRVTEEGRSSIMGVLVELLDPKQKFCLC from the coding sequence ATGGGTTTATTCTCAAGTGATACTGTGACTAAAAGTCCGAAGCCTGTTAATAATGATCAGGATAATAATCAGATCTTTTCCGTTCCAAAAGAGACAGTAGACGAAGTCCTGCCAATTACAGATAGTGAACTCTTGAGGCTTAAAAGTTTAGTTGATTCATCTTCTGTTCCCCAAGAACTTAAAGACAGAATTAGCGTTAGATTGGGCCAGTTAAATAGATTGGTCAATTCGCCTTCATATCTTGATGAATACGATCGCATTGCTCGCTATATTGATTGGGTAACAAAAGTGCCGTGGAATAAGACCACAGAAGATATACTGGATCTAAAGCGCGCCCGTCAGATTTTGGATAGTCACCATTATGGGCTTGAAGATATCAAGAACAGGGTTCTTGAATATATGTCGGTGATGAAGCTTAAGGCTGAAAAAGGGGAAAAGAACGAGGTTTTAAAAGCACCGACTCTCTTTTTCGTGGGTCTTGTTGGTACTGGTAAAACTACTATTGCTCCCTCAATTGCTGAAGCTTTGGGAAGAAAATTTGCCAGAATTCCTTTTGGTGGAATGGGAGATCCTCTTGATTTGAGGGGTCAATCAAGGCTTCATCTTGAATCAGAACCGGGAAAGATTGTTAAGGCTTTGATTTCGGTTCAAAGTATGAATCCTGTGATTCTTCTTGATGAGATAGATCGTGTGACTGAAGAAGGCAGAAGTTCTATTATGGGTGTTTTGGTAGAACTTTTGGATCCAAAGCAAAAATTTTGCCTTTGTTGA
- a CDS encoding Polyribonucleotide nucleotidyltransferase, whose translation MKKNQKTQSEIDFGGKKLILTSGNLAFQATGAVLAQYGETVVLAAVVSSPLKEDIGYFPLSVEYQERLYAGGKIKGSRWVKREGRPSDEEILTGRLIDRSIRPLFPKEYKDSEVQVTVTVLSVDIENSPDIVAAIATSAALSVSGIPWKGPVAVSRIGLIEDNFVLNPLVSEQEKSALDLVVSTTKDAVIMIEAGAKQVPEEKILEGIEFAQKEGQKLIDFISEFAKKAGSNVGFEFKPKDKTSFKEKIDKEFGKEIEKILIQMAKKEIGYAEVDEYKNALAEKLPDEDKKEVFFIFEELLSSKFRKMVLSGKRPDGRKTDEIRPLGVEVGVLPRTHGSAIFRRGETQVLSITTLGAPSLEQLIETAEGEETKRYMHHYTMPPYSSGETGRVGFPSRREIGHGALAERALLPVIPSEDVFPYTIRVVSEVLSSNGSTSMASTCGSTLSLMDAGVPITAPVAGIAMGLVVESEKKFAVLTDIAGIEDGAGDMDFKVAGTKEGVTALQLDVKTTKLTPSILSEALKQAKKARLEIMEAMTKVIDKPRESLSVYAPRIKSLKIPQDKIGELIGPGGRMIRSLIAETGAQIEVEDDGTVNITGTSDESVLLAVSRIEQLTKEVKADEIYQGVVKRIEPFGVFIEILPGKEGMVHVSDMSTDFVRDPHDLLKLGDKVEVRVKGIDDLGRINLSMILDKTQEKQQSQARENHSRDRRQNRNFRRQKSSSGPHFPTSRLLDNFEKKRY comes from the coding sequence ATGAAAAAAAATCAAAAGACTCAAAGTGAAATTGATTTTGGTGGTAAGAAATTAATCCTTACTTCCGGAAATTTAGCCTTTCAAGCCACAGGTGCTGTTTTAGCCCAATATGGCGAGACAGTGGTTTTGGCAGCTGTGGTTTCATCCCCTTTAAAAGAAGACATTGGTTATTTTCCTCTTTCAGTTGAGTATCAAGAAAGGCTTTATGCAGGAGGAAAAATTAAAGGCAGTCGCTGGGTCAAAAGAGAAGGAAGACCTTCTGATGAGGAAATTCTGACAGGCCGCTTGATTGATAGAAGTATCAGACCTCTTTTTCCAAAGGAATATAAAGATAGTGAAGTCCAAGTAACAGTAACAGTCTTATCAGTTGATATCGAAAATAGTCCAGACATTGTGGCTGCTATTGCCACATCTGCAGCTTTGTCTGTTTCAGGTATTCCTTGGAAAGGTCCTGTGGCTGTTTCTCGAATTGGTCTTATTGAAGATAATTTTGTTCTTAATCCTCTTGTTAGTGAGCAAGAAAAATCGGCTCTTGATTTAGTTGTTTCAACCACAAAAGACGCTGTGATAATGATTGAAGCTGGAGCCAAGCAAGTTCCTGAAGAAAAAATTCTTGAGGGTATCGAGTTTGCTCAAAAAGAGGGACAGAAATTAATTGATTTTATTTCTGAATTTGCCAAGAAAGCCGGTTCTAATGTCGGTTTTGAATTTAAACCTAAAGATAAAACTTCTTTCAAAGAAAAGATTGATAAGGAATTTGGAAAAGAGATTGAAAAAATACTTATTCAGATGGCCAAAAAGGAAATAGGGTATGCTGAAGTTGATGAATATAAAAATGCTCTTGCAGAGAAACTCCCAGACGAGGATAAAAAGGAAGTGTTCTTCATCTTTGAGGAACTCTTATCGTCGAAATTCCGCAAAATGGTTCTTTCGGGGAAGCGACCAGACGGAAGGAAGACTGATGAAATTCGCCCACTTGGTGTTGAAGTAGGAGTTTTGCCTCGCACTCACGGTTCGGCTATCTTTAGGCGTGGGGAAACGCAAGTTTTATCAATTACAACCTTAGGTGCTCCTTCACTTGAACAGTTGATTGAGACTGCAGAGGGTGAGGAAACCAAGCGTTATATGCATCATTACACTATGCCTCCTTATTCAAGCGGCGAAACAGGCAGAGTTGGTTTTCCTTCAAGAAGAGAAATCGGACACGGTGCACTTGCTGAACGAGCGCTTTTGCCTGTTATTCCTTCTGAAGATGTCTTTCCTTACACCATCCGGGTTGTCTCTGAGGTTCTATCTTCCAACGGTTCAACTTCTATGGCTTCAACTTGTGGCTCAACTCTTTCTTTGATGGATGCAGGAGTTCCTATTACAGCACCTGTTGCCGGTATTGCTATGGGTTTGGTGGTTGAAAGCGAGAAGAAATTTGCTGTTTTAACCGATATTGCCGGAATTGAAGATGGAGCAGGTGATATGGATTTTAAAGTAGCTGGCACAAAAGAAGGAGTTACTGCGCTTCAGCTTGATGTTAAAACAACAAAGCTTACACCAAGCATTTTATCTGAAGCTTTGAAACAGGCGAAGAAAGCAAGGCTTGAGATTATGGAGGCGATGACAAAAGTGATTGATAAACCAAGGGAATCTCTTTCAGTTTACGCCCCAAGAATCAAAAGCCTTAAAATTCCTCAGGATAAGATTGGTGAATTAATAGGTCCAGGAGGCAGAATGATTCGTTCTTTAATTGCTGAGACTGGAGCTCAAATTGAAGTTGAGGATGATGGCACAGTTAATATAACAGGAACAAGCGACGAATCGGTCTTATTGGCAGTTAGTAGGATTGAACAATTGACCAAAGAGGTTAAGGCAGATGAAATATATCAAGGAGTGGTCAAAAGGATAGAGCCTTTTGGTGTCTTTATAGAGATTTTGCCTGGTAAGGAAGGTATGGTTCATGTCTCTGATATGAGTACCGATTTTGTTCGCGACCCTCATGACCTTCTTAAACTAGGTGATAAGGTTGAAGTGAGAGTAAAGGGAATTGATGATTTGGGAAGGATTAACCTTTCCATGATTTTGGATAAGACTCAGGAGAAACAACAAAGTCAGGCAAGAGAAAATCACAGTCGTGATAGAAGGCAGAATAGGAACTTTAGAAGGCAAAAGTCCTCTTCTGGTCCACATTTCCCCACAAGTCGTCTTCTTGATAACTTTGAGAAGAAAAGATACTAA
- a CDS encoding ATP-dependent protease La Type I has protein sequence MPSYTDSEKIAIATKYVLPEKLKAAGISPSVIVIDDNVWPVIVRPLGYDAGIRTLERTIDGVVRKVARMMVEGKTSSFHITTDNMKEFLPQ, from the coding sequence ATGCCTTCTTATACTGATAGTGAGAAGATTGCTATTGCAACAAAATATGTTTTGCCTGAAAAATTAAAGGCGGCAGGTATTTCTCCTAGTGTCATTGTTATAGATGATAATGTCTGGCCTGTTATTGTTAGACCTCTTGGTTATGATGCTGGTATTAGAACGCTTGAGCGAACAATTGACGGTGTGGTTCGTAAGGTGGCAAGAATGATGGTTGAAGGCAAGACCTCTTCTTTTCATATCACAACAGACAATATGAAAGAGTTTTTGCCCCAGTAA
- a CDS encoding Transcription termination protein NusA, with protein MINTRNARTEFAQAIKAIAMERGLDPEVILEAIKQAIVAAYRRDARERGEEIAEDVAIEVELDPVTGETKIIREGKDVTPPGFGRIAAQTAKQVIHQKIREAEKTLVMDEFAGKVGGLVSGVILRFEGPNVRVDLGRSEAILPQEERVPTEKLNQGERMTFLLKEIREGIRGKELILSRADPQFVVKLFAREVPEINSKSVEIKSIVREPGIRTKMVVYSNQPGVDPVGSCVGQKGVRVQTVTSELGGERVDVIPYSDNIAEVIKNALSPAENLEVTLDEEKKIAFVLAPEDQLSLAIGRDGQNARLAAKLTGWGIKVESVESKEPKKEDKEEKEETKATEDKKIQE; from the coding sequence ATGATAAATACAAGAAACGCAAGGACAGAGTTTGCTCAGGCTATTAAGGCCATTGCTATGGAGCGAGGCCTTGATCCCGAAGTGATTTTGGAGGCAATTAAACAAGCAATTGTTGCCGCTTATCGCCGCGATGCCAGAGAAAGAGGAGAAGAGATAGCAGAAGATGTGGCTATTGAAGTGGAACTTGATCCTGTGACGGGCGAGACCAAAATAATTAGGGAAGGAAAAGATGTTACTCCGCCGGGTTTTGGTCGTATTGCAGCCCAAACAGCAAAGCAAGTTATCCATCAAAAGATTAGAGAAGCAGAGAAGACTTTGGTAATGGATGAGTTTGCCGGTAAGGTTGGGGGTTTAGTCTCAGGGGTTATTTTAAGATTTGAAGGACCTAATGTTCGAGTTGATCTAGGCCGATCTGAGGCTATTTTGCCTCAGGAGGAGAGAGTGCCTACTGAGAAATTAAACCAAGGTGAAAGAATGACTTTCCTTCTAAAGGAAATCAGAGAAGGAATAAGGGGCAAGGAATTAATTCTTTCAAGAGCTGATCCTCAATTTGTGGTTAAACTTTTTGCTCGTGAGGTGCCAGAAATTAATTCAAAAAGTGTTGAAATTAAATCTATAGTCAGAGAGCCTGGAATTAGAACAAAGATGGTTGTTTATTCAAATCAGCCTGGGGTTGATCCTGTTGGCTCTTGTGTTGGACAAAAAGGTGTGAGAGTCCAGACAGTGACCAGTGAACTTGGAGGGGAAAGAGTAGATGTTATCCCTTATAGTGACAATATAGCTGAGGTTATCAAAAATGCTTTATCTCCTGCTGAAAATTTAGAAGTTACTCTTGATGAAGAGAAGAAAATTGCTTTTGTTTTAGCTCCTGAAGATCAACTTTCGCTTGCTATTGGCCGTGATGGTCAGAATGCAAGACTTGCTGCTAAACTTACGGGTTGGGGAATCAAGGTTGAGTCAGTTGAGTCAAAAGAGCCTAAAAAGGAAGATAAAGAAGAAAAGGAAGAGACAAAGGCTACTGAAGATAAAAAGATTCAAGAATAA
- a CDS encoding Uracil-DNA glycosylase, family 4, with protein MDKKSKLEEIKNKALADDKLPLRTKETNLVFGVGNPEAEILFIGEGPGYWENVKSEPFVSPAGRLLDKLLELINIKRQEVFITNVVMHRPPNNRDPLPQEIEAYRPYLDAIIETISPKIIVTLGRFSMAKFLPSAAISKVHGNPSLVKWGDDEITVVPMYHPAAALRSNEIMVKLREDFLKLPAILASLDKAKEKEEKEEEKQMALF; from the coding sequence ATGGATAAAAAGTCAAAACTTGAAGAAATTAAAAATAAAGCCTTAGCGGATGATAAATTACCTCTTAGGACAAAAGAGACAAATCTTGTTTTTGGGGTTGGTAATCCAGAAGCAGAAATTCTCTTTATTGGAGAAGGCCCTGGTTATTGGGAAAATGTTAAATCAGAACCATTTGTTAGTCCTGCAGGTAGGCTTTTAGACAAGCTTCTTGAATTGATTAATATCAAAAGGCAGGAAGTATTTATTACCAATGTGGTGATGCATCGCCCGCCCAACAATCGCGATCCTCTTCCTCAAGAAATAGAAGCTTACAGGCCCTACCTTGACGCAATTATTGAAACAATATCTCCCAAAATAATAGTGACTTTAGGGCGTTTTTCTATGGCTAAGTTTTTGCCCAGTGCTGCAATCAGTAAAGTGCATGGCAATCCTTCTTTAGTTAAATGGGGCGATGATGAAATCACCGTTGTTCCTATGTATCACCCAGCTGCTGCTTTAAGAAGTAATGAAATTATGGTAAAGTTGCGTGAAGATTTCTTAAAGTTGCCTGCGATTCTAGCTAGTCTAGATAAGGCAAAAGAAAAAGAAGAGAAAGAAGAAGAAAAACAGATGGCTCTTTTTTGA